The following is a genomic window from Chitinophagales bacterium.
CAGCTTCTCTAGACAACTCCGTTGTTCTATGTATTTCACGAGATTTGCCTTTCGCACAGAAGAGGTTTTGTGGTGCTGAAGGAATCAGTAATGTAGTTATGTTATCTGATTTTATTGATGGTAGTTTCGGGAAAAACTATGGTGTAGAAATTATAGATGGCAAATTTACAGGATTACATGCTCGCGCTATTGTGGTGCTAGATGAGAACAATAAAGTATTGCATAGTGAACTAGTTTCAGAAATAGCTCATGAGCCAAGTTATGATGCTGCGCTTAGCGTTTTATAAGTTATTCAAAAAAAGAATATTTCTGTTAATCCTAAGTACAATCTTTGGAGCAGAATTCTATACACAGACCTACGTTGTGAAGATAAAAACAACGGAGGGAATGATTAAAGTTATGCTTTATGATTCTACACCGAAGCATCGGGATAACTTTATCAAACTATGCCGTGAAAAGTTTTATGATAGTTTACTTTTTCATAGAGTGATTAAAGGCTTTGTAGCTCAAGGTGGCGATCCTGTTTCAAAAAATTGTTCAGACACCTTTACATTAGGCGATGGAGATTTAGGCTATACGATTCCTGCAGAATTTGTTACATCCTACTATCATAAGCGAGGAGCCTTTGCGCAAGCTAGAGACGATAGACCTGACATGGCGTCCTCTGCATGTCAGTTTTATATTGTCCAAGGAAAAATAGCCGATGATTCCATTTTGACTAAAGCATATAAAAGGAATAATTATATTCAGCCTTTAGAGCATGAAAAAACATATAGAACAATTGGTGGTATTCCTCATCT
Proteins encoded in this region:
- a CDS encoding peptidylprolyl isomerase, yielding MKIKTTEGMIKVMLYDSTPKHRDNFIKLCREKFYDSLLFHRVIKGFVAQGGDPVSKNCSDTFTLGDGDLGYTIPAEFVTSYYHKRGAFAQARDDRPDMASSACQFYIVQGKIADDSILTKAYKRNNYIQPLEHEKTYRTIGGIPHLDMRYTVYGEVISGMDIVDKICSLPTNSKDRPLKNIRIISTIVKKR
- the tpx gene encoding thiol peroxidase — protein: MAQITLGGNAINTSGNIPANGSQAPNFNLTTVDMTAANLDSYAGKRKILNIFPSVDTGVCATSVRTFNQHAASLDNSVVLCISRDLPFAQKRFCGAEGISNVVMLSDFIDGSFGKNYGVEIIDGKFTGLHARAIVVLDENNKVLHSELVSEIAHEPSYDAALSVL